One Pectobacterium colocasium DNA segment encodes these proteins:
- the yajD gene encoding HNH nuclease YajD, producing MAYIPKNYARLESGYREKALKLFPWVCGRCSREFVYSNLRELTVHHIDHDHSNNPEDGSNWEMLCLYCHDNEHSKYTDADMYGSTVVAGEDAQKDVGIATHNPFADLKAMMNKGKK from the coding sequence ATGGCTTACATCCCCAAGAACTACGCCAGACTTGAAAGCGGCTACCGCGAAAAAGCGCTCAAACTTTTCCCGTGGGTATGTGGTCGCTGTTCACGCGAATTCGTCTATTCCAACCTGCGTGAATTAACCGTTCACCACATCGATCACGATCACAGCAATAACCCGGAAGACGGCAGTAACTGGGAAATGCTGTGTCTCTACTGTCACGACAATGAGCATTCAAAATATACCGATGCGGATATGTACGGTTCGACTGTCGTCGCGGGTGAGGATGCGCAGAAGGATGTCGGCATCGCCACGCATAATCCTTTCGCGGATTTGAAGGCAATGATGAATAAAGGGAAGAAGTAA
- the mtnK gene encoding S-methyl-5-thioribose kinase, whose protein sequence is MSLYRTFTADDAVEYARQFGGVSQPQALVAAEEIGDGNLNLVFKIKDEAGVSRVIVKQALPYVRCVGESWPLTLDRARIEAETLLTHARFCPQHTVTVLYHDPELAVMVQEDLSDHRIWRSELVNGADYPQAAAQLGEYLAQTLFHTSDFYQHPHEKKAAVSQFTNPELCQITEDLFFTDPYIDHERNQFDAALTPDVQALRDDRTLKLAVAGLKHGFLSKAEALLHGDIHSGSIFVAEGRLKAIDAEFGFYGPIGFDVGTAMGNLLLNYCGLPGLLAPREAAAGRERRLEDIRTLWQTFSARFLALSANDSRDPALAESGYAALFLQQVWRDAVGYCGTELIRRTIGLAHVADLDSIQETEARLACQRHAISLGRTLVLAAPHIADVDALVARVRQSGA, encoded by the coding sequence ATGTCACTTTACCGCACTTTTACGGCGGATGACGCTGTTGAATATGCCCGCCAGTTCGGCGGTGTCAGTCAGCCGCAGGCGCTGGTAGCCGCAGAAGAGATCGGCGATGGCAATCTGAATCTGGTGTTTAAAATTAAAGATGAAGCGGGCGTCAGTCGAGTCATCGTCAAACAGGCGCTGCCCTATGTGCGTTGCGTTGGGGAATCCTGGCCGCTGACGCTCGATCGTGCTCGTATTGAGGCCGAAACGTTGCTGACGCACGCACGCTTTTGTCCGCAGCATACCGTGACCGTGCTCTATCACGATCCCGAATTGGCCGTGATGGTGCAGGAAGATCTCTCCGATCATCGCATCTGGCGTAGCGAGCTGGTTAACGGCGCGGATTATCCGCAGGCCGCGGCACAGCTGGGAGAATATCTGGCACAGACGCTATTCCATACCTCTGATTTTTATCAGCATCCGCATGAGAAGAAGGCAGCAGTAAGCCAGTTCACTAACCCTGAGCTGTGTCAGATTACCGAAGATCTGTTCTTTACCGACCCCTATATCGACCATGAAAGAAACCAGTTTGATGCTGCGCTGACGCCGGATGTGCAGGCGTTGCGTGACGATCGGACGTTGAAGCTGGCGGTTGCCGGGCTGAAGCACGGCTTCCTGAGCAAAGCCGAGGCGCTGCTGCACGGTGATATCCACAGTGGGTCGATCTTCGTCGCAGAAGGGCGACTGAAGGCCATCGATGCTGAATTCGGCTTCTATGGGCCAATAGGTTTTGATGTTGGCACGGCAATGGGCAATCTGCTGCTGAATTATTGCGGTCTGCCGGGATTGCTGGCTCCGCGTGAGGCAGCGGCGGGGCGTGAACGACGTCTGGAAGATATTCGTACGCTGTGGCAGACCTTTTCCGCTCGTTTTCTGGCGCTGAGCGCAAATGACAGCCGCGATCCGGCACTGGCGGAATCGGGCTATGCTGCACTGTTTTTACAGCAGGTGTGGCGAGATGCCGTTGGCTACTGTGGCACCGAACTGATTCGGCGCACGATTGGGCTGGCGCACGTCGCCGATCTGGACAGCATTCAGGAGACGGAAGCGCGTTTAGCGTGTCAGCGCCATGCGATTTCACTGGGCAGAACGCTGGTACTGGCGGCTCCGCATATTGCGGATGTGGACGCGCTAGTGGCGCGTGTACGGCAGAGCGGTGCCTGA